A genome region from Armatimonadota bacterium includes the following:
- the ribD gene encoding bifunctional diaminohydroxyphosphoribosylaminopyrimidine deaminase/5-amino-6-(5-phosphoribosylamino)uracil reductase RibD produces MLDDAHWMRRALALARSAEGRTSPNPLVGAVVVREGQEVGCGHHAAPGEPHAEVVALRAAGPLARGATLYVNLEPCDHHGRTPPCTEAILATGIARVVVAHEDPDPRVRGKGISRLRAAGLEVEVGVLEEEARRLNAPYLKHRTTGLPLVTVKWAMSLDGRIATRTGSSRWITGPQAREEAHRLRDVHDAVLVGIGTVLYDDPALTCRIPGGRDPLRVVADSRLRMMSDARMLREGSSPVVVATTRSAHPERLNVLRRAGAEVWVCTEEAGRVSLRDLFRRLGERGVLSVLVEGGSTLVAAVLEAGLADRIVAFIAPLLVGGHAAPGPVGGLGVAEIAQALPVQNLTVRTVGSDLCVEGELRGALPVRAEVAGLQRVR; encoded by the coding sequence ATGTTGGACGATGCCCACTGGATGCGACGAGCTCTTGCGCTGGCCCGCTCCGCGGAGGGCCGCACAAGCCCGAATCCCCTTGTGGGCGCGGTGGTGGTCCGAGAGGGGCAGGAGGTGGGCTGCGGGCACCACGCCGCACCGGGAGAGCCGCATGCGGAGGTGGTGGCCCTCCGAGCCGCAGGCCCCCTCGCCCGGGGAGCCACCCTGTACGTGAATCTGGAGCCCTGCGACCACCACGGCCGGACCCCTCCCTGCACGGAGGCCATCCTGGCCACGGGCATCGCGCGGGTGGTGGTGGCCCACGAGGATCCGGATCCCCGGGTGCGGGGGAAAGGCATTTCGCGACTGCGCGCGGCCGGCTTGGAAGTGGAGGTGGGCGTGCTGGAGGAGGAGGCCCGCCGGCTCAACGCCCCGTACCTCAAGCACCGCACCACGGGGCTTCCGCTCGTGACCGTGAAGTGGGCCATGTCCTTGGACGGCCGCATCGCCACCCGCACGGGCTCCTCCCGCTGGATCACCGGCCCGCAGGCCCGAGAGGAAGCCCACCGCCTGCGCGATGTGCACGACGCGGTGCTGGTGGGCATTGGAACCGTGCTGTACGACGATCCCGCCCTCACGTGCCGAATCCCCGGGGGTCGGGATCCCCTGCGGGTGGTGGCCGACAGTCGCCTGCGCATGATGTCCGATGCCCGCATGCTCCGGGAGGGAAGTTCCCCGGTGGTTGTCGCCACGACCCGCTCAGCGCATCCCGAGCGCCTAAACGTCCTCCGGCGGGCCGGAGCGGAGGTGTGGGTGTGCACGGAAGAGGCTGGACGGGTCTCGCTGCGGGACCTCTTCCGGCGGCTCGGGGAGCGAGGGGTGCTGAGCGTGCTGGTGGAGGGGGGCAGCACCCTGGTTGCCGCGGTGCTGGAAGCTGGACTGGCAGACCGCATCGTGGCCTTCATCGCGCCCCTCCTGGTAGGCGGGCATGCGGCTCCCGGCCCGGTTGGAGGACTCGGGGTGGCGGAGATCGCGCAGGCGCTGCCGGTTCAAAACCTCACCGTACGGACCGTGGGATCCGATCTGTGTGTAGAAGGAGAGCTCCGCGGAGCCCTTCCCGTGCGGGCGGAAGTCGCAGGGCTGCAGCGGGTGCGGTGA
- the nadA gene encoding quinolinate synthase NadA encodes MSVAAVRDRELESEIRGLVEEIQRLRRERNAVILAHNYQIPEIQDLADFVGDSLGLAQAAARTTADVIVFCGVHFMAETAAILCPDRTVLLPDLEAGCSLAATITAEQVRAWKREHPGAVVVAYVNTSAEVKAESDYCCTSTNAVRVVSSIPEDREILFLPDFFLGSYVARVTGRRMHLWMGECHVHAGFRPEDVAELQQAHPDAELLIHPECGCVSACMYFLASGHLPQDRTHILSTEGMVRRARSSPAQTFLVATETGILHRMRKEAPGKTFLPVREDAICQYMKRITLDKLHRSLREGIYEVRVDPEIAARARRAIERMLALS; translated from the coding sequence GTGTCGGTGGCCGCGGTGAGGGACCGGGAGCTGGAAAGCGAGATCCGCGGGCTGGTGGAGGAGATCCAGCGGCTGCGGCGGGAGCGGAATGCCGTGATCCTGGCGCACAACTACCAGATCCCGGAGATCCAGGACCTCGCGGACTTTGTGGGCGATTCCCTGGGGCTCGCGCAGGCCGCGGCCCGGACCACCGCGGATGTGATCGTCTTCTGCGGGGTCCACTTCATGGCGGAGACGGCCGCCATCCTCTGCCCCGACAGGACCGTTCTGCTGCCGGATCTGGAGGCGGGCTGTTCGCTCGCGGCCACCATCACCGCAGAACAGGTGCGGGCCTGGAAGCGGGAGCATCCGGGAGCCGTGGTGGTGGCATACGTGAACACCAGCGCGGAGGTGAAGGCGGAGAGCGACTACTGCTGTACCTCCACCAATGCGGTCCGGGTGGTTTCCTCCATCCCCGAGGATCGGGAGATCCTATTCCTGCCGGATTTCTTCCTCGGCAGCTACGTGGCCCGGGTCACCGGCCGCCGGATGCACCTGTGGATGGGGGAGTGCCACGTGCACGCGGGGTTCCGACCGGAGGACGTGGCGGAGTTGCAGCAGGCCCACCCCGATGCGGAGCTTTTGATTCACCCTGAGTGCGGGTGCGTGAGCGCCTGCATGTACTTCCTGGCCTCCGGGCATCTCCCCCAGGACCGTACGCACATCCTCTCCACGGAGGGAATGGTCCGCCGGGCGCGGTCCAGTCCCGCCCAGACCTTCCTGGTGGCCACGGAGACGGGGATCCTGCACCGCATGCGCAAGGAGGCGCCCGGGAAGACCTTCCTCCCCGTGCGGGAGGACGCCATCTGCCAGTACATGAAGAGGATCACCCTCGACAAGCTCCACCGGTCCCTCCGGGAGGGCATCTACGAGGTGCGGGTAGATCCGGAGATCGCGGCCCGGGCTCGGAGGGCCATCGAGCGGATGCTGGCCCTGAGCTGA
- a CDS encoding VOC family protein produces MIVRIAHVELRVTDLELARRFYVEVLGFSEALRTGDGLHLRASEEFDLWSLRLTPASAPGLGHCAFRVSAPAYLDELETLHRSLGLPARRVPAGQEPGQGEALRVLTPEGYPVEFVHGMEEIPLYDARGRPRLPTRHLDYPPGSRPLRIDHIHLRTTDPGAHLSYWEQTLGFRAFAYVVSGERIRSAFLRRRPATHDVALATGNGTGLHHVAYYVADWNDLAYFANRLSRFGMSEQIELGPTRHNLSNAFCMYIRDPSGNRLELFSGDYQRDLDREPIRWEEEDYRSRGWNAWNTYMPASLAECTDIHGPWP; encoded by the coding sequence ATGATCGTCCGGATCGCCCACGTGGAGCTGCGGGTGACGGATCTGGAGCTGGCCCGGCGTTTTTACGTGGAGGTCTTGGGTTTTTCAGAAGCGCTGCGGACCGGGGACGGCCTCCATCTGCGAGCATCGGAGGAATTCGATCTATGGTCGCTCCGGCTGACTCCGGCATCCGCTCCGGGTCTTGGCCATTGTGCGTTCCGGGTTTCCGCTCCTGCGTACCTGGACGAGCTCGAAACGCTCCACAGATCCCTGGGCTTGCCGGCTCGCCGGGTGCCCGCGGGGCAGGAGCCCGGGCAGGGGGAGGCGTTGCGGGTCCTTACCCCGGAGGGGTATCCCGTAGAGTTCGTGCACGGGATGGAGGAGATCCCCCTGTACGATGCCCGGGGTAGGCCGCGGCTCCCGACCCGGCACCTCGACTACCCGCCGGGCTCCCGTCCCCTCCGCATTGACCACATCCACCTGCGGACCACGGATCCGGGAGCGCATCTCTCCTACTGGGAGCAGACCCTGGGGTTCCGGGCCTTCGCCTATGTGGTCTCCGGGGAGCGGATTCGGAGCGCCTTCCTGCGCCGGCGGCCCGCAACCCACGACGTGGCCCTGGCCACCGGGAATGGCACCGGTCTCCATCATGTGGCCTACTACGTTGCCGACTGGAACGACTTGGCGTACTTCGCCAATCGCCTCAGCCGGTTTGGCATGTCGGAGCAGATTGAACTGGGCCCCACCAGACACAATTTAAGCAACGCCTTCTGCATGTACATCCGGGACCCCAGCGGGAACCGCCTGGAGCTGTTCAGCGGGGATTATCAGCGCGATCTGGACCGGGAGCCCATTCGGTGGGAAGAGGAGGATTACCGTTCTCGGGGATGGAACGCGTGGAACACGTACATGCCGGCATCGCTAGCGGAATGTACGGATATACACGGCCCATGGCCTTAG
- a CDS encoding ABC transporter substrate-binding protein: MWQKPAAVGIGLLVVCLVGLVGPRGTAAGPAAEIPRGGTLRLGDELPEGLFGIPWRRAPRSTVPAVPAFETPLWVDVRGRAHPHLAERWSIGPDRRSVTLVLRRGVRFHDGTLLNAQALQWNLQKQIETRRAPDIVKAVEARGPFEVVVHLERWANGLLLWVGGLGATDVVSPSYVLRVGEDQADERPVGTGPFRVTRYDPKAFAEYVRFERYWDPGKPYLDRLELRFFADMQTMKAALLARQLDVGGFNDPAVIAELRRSRELREISGLHTLNWALWPDSANADSPLADRRVREAVSLAVDRNALAMGVGYGVFRPWAQIAHPGHSAALEAGAPIRFDPDRARRLLAEAGYGSGFRTRIISEAVSRDIAVAVQGYLRGVGIEAEVEIVDRARMADYQRRGWRGFILHPMPYVPNFNSWLEFFFIRHPLGQVSLKRPERLMELWEASRATVNEDRNVTRQLHRYLLEEIMVIPLLTGPQKVYFAWPYVRNTYLLQGATWPRWKPAEAWIARQ; the protein is encoded by the coding sequence ATGTGGCAGAAGCCGGCGGCGGTAGGGATCGGTTTGTTGGTGGTGTGCCTGGTGGGGCTCGTGGGTCCGAGGGGAACGGCGGCGGGTCCTGCTGCGGAAATCCCACGAGGGGGTACGCTCCGGCTGGGGGATGAGCTCCCGGAAGGGCTGTTCGGAATCCCCTGGAGGAGGGCACCGAGGAGCACGGTGCCCGCGGTGCCGGCCTTCGAGACACCGCTCTGGGTGGACGTACGGGGAAGAGCCCATCCCCATCTCGCGGAGCGGTGGAGCATCGGACCGGATCGCAGATCCGTCACCCTCGTGCTTCGGAGAGGCGTCCGATTCCACGACGGGACCCTGCTGAATGCGCAAGCGCTTCAGTGGAATCTGCAGAAACAGATAGAGACCCGGCGGGCACCGGACATCGTGAAGGCCGTGGAGGCCCGCGGCCCCTTCGAGGTGGTCGTCCACCTGGAGCGGTGGGCCAACGGCTTGCTGTTGTGGGTGGGGGGATTGGGGGCAACGGACGTGGTATCGCCCAGCTACGTCCTGAGGGTCGGAGAGGATCAGGCGGACGAGCGACCCGTGGGGACCGGCCCATTTCGGGTAACCCGGTATGACCCCAAGGCCTTTGCGGAATATGTGCGGTTTGAACGGTATTGGGATCCAGGCAAGCCCTATCTGGACCGTCTGGAGCTGCGGTTCTTCGCGGACATGCAGACCATGAAGGCGGCCCTGCTCGCACGCCAGTTGGATGTGGGAGGATTCAACGATCCCGCGGTCATCGCGGAGCTGCGGCGGAGCCGGGAACTGCGAGAGATCTCCGGGCTGCACACGCTCAACTGGGCGCTGTGGCCGGACAGTGCCAACGCGGACTCGCCCCTGGCGGATCGGAGGGTGCGGGAAGCGGTTTCCCTGGCCGTGGACCGGAACGCGCTCGCGATGGGAGTGGGGTATGGGGTCTTCCGGCCTTGGGCCCAGATCGCGCACCCGGGGCACTCGGCGGCATTGGAGGCCGGTGCGCCGATCCGGTTTGATCCGGACCGGGCCCGGCGGCTGCTGGCGGAGGCGGGATACGGGAGCGGGTTCCGGACGAGGATCATCTCGGAAGCGGTCTCCCGGGACATCGCGGTGGCTGTACAGGGGTACCTGCGGGGCGTAGGGATCGAGGCAGAGGTGGAGATCGTGGACAGGGCGCGGATGGCGGACTATCAGCGCAGGGGATGGAGGGGGTTCATCCTGCATCCCATGCCGTACGTTCCGAACTTTAATAGCTGGCTGGAATTCTTCTTCATCCGGCACCCCCTGGGGCAGGTCAGCTTGAAGCGGCCGGAGCGGCTCATGGAGCTGTGGGAAGCTTCGAGGGCCACCGTCAACGAGGACCGGAATGTTACGCGGCAGCTACACCGGTACCTGTTGGAGGAGATCATGGTGATTCCCCTGCTCACCGGACCGCAGAAGGTCTATTTCGCCTGGCCGTATGTGCGGAACACGTACCTCCTACAGGGGGCTACCTGGCCGAGGTGGAAGCCCGCGGAGGCCTGGATTGCTCGGCAGTAA
- the nadC gene encoding carboxylating nicotinate-nucleotide diphosphorylase, whose protein sequence is MLFPPALVRIVTAALEEDLPWGDLTTESLFPTALQVRGEVVARRPGVIAGLPVLEAVFRRLDPEVRIAVRCAEGSEVEPGQAVAVVEGDGRAILAGERVALNFLSRMSGIATLTRRYVQAIAGLPCRIVDTRKTTPGLRILEKYAVRVGGGANHRFGLSDGVLVKDNHWSLLRREGISLQEALAAIRARVPHGVRIQVEVADLGQIEEALRAGADALLLDNMDLETLRRAVILCRGRALTEASGGITLENVRAVAETGVDLISVGALTHSAPALDLSLEIL, encoded by the coding sequence GTGCTCTTTCCCCCGGCGCTTGTGCGCATCGTGACCGCGGCCCTGGAGGAGGACCTGCCCTGGGGGGATCTCACCACGGAGTCCCTCTTCCCCACAGCCCTGCAGGTCCGGGGGGAGGTGGTGGCGAGGAGGCCGGGGGTGATCGCGGGGCTCCCGGTCCTGGAGGCGGTCTTCCGGCGGCTGGACCCGGAGGTACGGATTGCCGTGCGGTGCGCGGAGGGTTCGGAGGTGGAGCCGGGACAGGCGGTGGCGGTGGTGGAGGGCGATGGCCGGGCGATCCTCGCGGGAGAACGGGTGGCTCTCAACTTCCTCAGCCGGATGAGCGGCATCGCCACCCTCACCCGACGGTACGTGCAGGCCATCGCCGGTCTCCCCTGCCGCATCGTGGACACCCGCAAGACCACGCCGGGCCTCCGGATCCTGGAGAAGTACGCGGTGCGGGTGGGAGGTGGAGCGAACCACCGGTTTGGATTGAGCGATGGGGTGCTCGTGAAGGACAACCACTGGAGCCTCCTGCGGCGGGAGGGTATCTCCCTCCAGGAGGCCCTGGCAGCCATCCGGGCCCGGGTCCCGCACGGGGTGCGGATCCAGGTGGAGGTGGCGGACCTCGGGCAGATAGAGGAGGCCCTGCGGGCCGGAGCGGATGCCCTGCTGCTCGACAACATGGACCTGGAGACCCTGCGGAGGGCGGTGATCCTCTGCCGGGGCCGCGCCCTCACGGAGGCCTCCGGCGGCATCACCCTGGAGAACGTGCGGGCCGTGGCGGAAACCGGAGTGGACCTGATCTCCGTAGGCGCCCTCACGCACTCCGCGCCCGCCCTGGACCTCAGCCTGGAGATCCTCTAG
- a CDS encoding ribonucleotide-diphosphate reductase subunit beta, giving the protein MRRLLGGDPLEPIQLFPLRYPWAYAHAQQGKRNTWFPEEVPLADDVRDWELRLSGEEKRAVEVLLGFFNPMESLVTHNLALSIYRHVTAPEVRLYLARQIWEEANHTMAFEYVLKTLPVDRERVFRLHRDEPSVQAKEVFLTELARPMLEPLDMARVEDRRRFLRNLVGYYVILEGVFFYGGFLFAYTFRRRNLLRGLATIVDWTLKDESLHLSFGIHLITELLGQDPDLLTPQLGRELKALILQAVELERAYHRTLLPQPLLGVSAEVLNGYVEYVTDRRLEELGLGAHFHTPNPAPWMATEVDVPEIVNFFEAKNIHYEVAADRNR; this is encoded by the coding sequence ATGCGGCGTTTACTGGGAGGCGATCCCCTCGAGCCCATCCAGCTCTTCCCCCTCCGCTACCCCTGGGCCTACGCCCACGCCCAGCAGGGCAAGCGTAACACCTGGTTCCCGGAAGAGGTGCCGCTTGCGGACGACGTCCGGGACTGGGAGCTGCGTCTGAGCGGGGAGGAGAAGCGGGCCGTGGAGGTCCTGTTGGGGTTCTTCAACCCCATGGAGTCCCTGGTGACCCACAACCTGGCGCTCTCCATCTACCGGCACGTGACCGCTCCGGAGGTGCGGCTGTACCTCGCCCGCCAGATCTGGGAGGAGGCCAACCACACCATGGCCTTCGAGTACGTGCTGAAGACCCTGCCCGTGGACCGCGAAAGGGTGTTCCGACTGCACCGGGATGAGCCCTCGGTCCAGGCCAAGGAGGTGTTCCTCACGGAGCTTGCCCGACCCATGCTGGAGCCTCTGGACATGGCCCGGGTCGAAGACCGCCGACGGTTCCTGCGCAACCTGGTAGGCTACTACGTGATCCTGGAGGGCGTGTTCTTCTACGGCGGGTTCCTGTTCGCCTATACCTTCCGCCGCCGCAACCTCCTGCGGGGGCTCGCTACCATCGTGGACTGGACCCTGAAGGACGAGAGCCTGCACCTGAGCTTCGGCATCCACCTCATCACCGAGCTCCTCGGCCAGGATCCGGATCTCCTGACCCCACAGCTCGGTCGGGAGCTTAAAGCCCTGATCCTGCAGGCGGTGGAGCTGGAGCGGGCCTATCACCGCACCCTGCTTCCTCAGCCCCTCCTCGGGGTGAGCGCGGAAGTGTTGAACGGTTACGTGGAGTACGTCACGGACCGACGGCTGGAGGAGCTGGGACTGGGCGCGCACTTCCATACGCCCAATCCGGCTCCCTGGATGGCCACGGAGGTGGACGTGCCCGAGATCGTGAACTTCTTCGAGGCCAAGAACATCCACTATGAAGTGGCCGCGGACCGGAACCGTTAG